One genomic window of Eleginops maclovinus isolate JMC-PN-2008 ecotype Puerto Natales chromosome 12, JC_Emac_rtc_rv5, whole genome shotgun sequence includes the following:
- the zbtb34 gene encoding zinc finger and BTB domain-containing protein 34 isoform X2 yields the protein MLICKTAADKLEKHIQEMDDGSYIEFDVPEFSNTVLDQLNQLRLQGKLCDIIVHIQGQPFRAHKAVLAASSPYFRDHSALSTMSGLSISVIKSPEVFEQLLAFCYTGHMSLQLKDIISFLTAASFLQMQAIIDKCTQILESIHSKISIPVSVCSPEKDDSQTSGNGVNDSNLFVNPTQISPPYYSRQSQAGHEVRFELPGKTHGRGRQQQEEGQSDRGSSDSVSEHDAPMEGEMEQVELIGKDGQVTDVHVKIEKTERPTYSDSSSAGDDGYHTELVDGEQVLAVSVGSYGPVIQSAAYSYSGLSTPCFVNLSNSSPSRSILSGYRGGRARAKRPLGIPAGMLSHIKPGSDDSESVVGPTGLENDVRERSLRSQWYPYNERLICIYCGKTFNQKGSLDRHMRLHMGITPFVCKFCGKKYTRKDQLEYHIRGHTDNKPFHCQICGKCFPFQGTLNQHLRKKHMGASEGSNHIDSPETTEGSSGQKDQEETPEGIAFEAQYAEEAPANEEESSKCSPEEAQASRCDF from the exons ATGCTCATCTGCAAAACG GCAGCCGACAAACTGGAGAAACATATCCAAGAGATGGACGACGGCAGTTACATCGAGTTCGATGTGCCGGAGTTCAGTAACACGGTTCTGGACCAGCTCAATCAGCTGCGGCTGCAGGGGAAGCTGTGTGACATCATCGTTCACATCCAGGGCCAGCCGTTTCGAGCCCACAAGGCCGTGCTGGCAGCGAGTTCACCCTATTTCCGGGATCACTCGGCACTCAGCACCATGAGTGGCCTTTCCATCTCGGTCATCAAAAGCCCTGAGGTGTTTGAGCAGCTTCTTGCATTCTGCTATACGGGTCACATGTCCTTGCAGCTCAAGGACATTATCAGTTTCCTCACTGCGGCCAGCTTTTTGCAGATGCAAGCCATCATTGACAAGTGTACCCAAATCTTGGAGAGCATCCACTCCAAGATTAGCATCCCAGTCAGTGTCTGCAGCCCAGAGAAAGATGACTCCCAGACCAGCGGCAACGGAGTTAACGACAGCAACCTCTTTGTAAACCCTACCCAGATCTCCCCCCCTTACTACTCCCGGCAGAGTCAGGCAGGACATGAGGTGCGCTTTGAGCTGCCAGGAAAAACCCACGGCCGAGGCCGACAGCAACAAGAGGAAGGCCAGTCGGACCGAGGCAGCAGTGATAGTGTGTCAGAGCATGATGCTCCCATGGAAGGAGAAATGGAGCAAGTGGAACTGATCGGCAAAGATGGGCAGGTAACCGACGTGCACGTGAAGATTGAGAAGACCGAGAGGCCCACTTACTCAGATAGTTCCTCAGCCGGTGATGATGGGTACCACACAGAGTTGGTAGACGGAGAGCAGGTACTGGCTGTAAGTGTGGGATCTTATGGTCCAGTCATCCAGTCTGCTGCCTATTCCTACTCAGGGCTGTCCACCCCCTGCTTCGTCAATCTCAGCAACTCCAGTCCCTCCCGCTCCATTCTCAGTGGCTACAGAGGTGGGCGAGCCCGAGCGAAGCGTCCCCTGGGCATCCCAGCAGGAATGCTGAGTCATATCAAACCAGGCTCGGATGACAGCGAATCAGTCGTGGGACCCACAGGCCTGGAGAATGATGTTCGAGAGCGCAGCCTGCGGAGCCAGTGGTACCCCTACAACGAGAGACTTATCTGCATCTACTGTGGTAAGACCTTCAATCAGAAAGGGAGCCTGGATCGCCACATGCGCCTGCACATGGGAATCACCCCCTTCGTTTGTAAATTCTGCGGCAAGAAGTACACAAGGAAAGACCAGCTGGAGTACCACATCCGTGGCCACACGGACAACAAGCCCTTCCACTGTCAGATCTGTGGCAAATGCTTCCCGTTTCAGGGCACCCTTAACCAGCACCTGAGAAAGAAGCACATGGGAGCGTCAGAGGGCAGTAATCATATAGACTCTCCAGAGACCACAGAGGGAAGCTCAGGTCAGAAGGACCAGGAGGAGACGCCTGAGGGGATCGCCTTTGAGGCACAATATGCAGAGGAGGCACCGGCCAATGAGGAGGAGAGTTCAAAATGCAGTCCAGAGGAGGCTCAAGCCTCAAGATGTGATTTTTAG
- the zbtb34 gene encoding zinc finger and BTB domain-containing protein 34 isoform X1 has translation MKRVHINEAADKLEKHIQEMDDGSYIEFDVPEFSNTVLDQLNQLRLQGKLCDIIVHIQGQPFRAHKAVLAASSPYFRDHSALSTMSGLSISVIKSPEVFEQLLAFCYTGHMSLQLKDIISFLTAASFLQMQAIIDKCTQILESIHSKISIPVSVCSPEKDDSQTSGNGVNDSNLFVNPTQISPPYYSRQSQAGHEVRFELPGKTHGRGRQQQEEGQSDRGSSDSVSEHDAPMEGEMEQVELIGKDGQVTDVHVKIEKTERPTYSDSSSAGDDGYHTELVDGEQVLAVSVGSYGPVIQSAAYSYSGLSTPCFVNLSNSSPSRSILSGYRGGRARAKRPLGIPAGMLSHIKPGSDDSESVVGPTGLENDVRERSLRSQWYPYNERLICIYCGKTFNQKGSLDRHMRLHMGITPFVCKFCGKKYTRKDQLEYHIRGHTDNKPFHCQICGKCFPFQGTLNQHLRKKHMGASEGSNHIDSPETTEGSSGQKDQEETPEGIAFEAQYAEEAPANEEESSKCSPEEAQASRCDF, from the exons ATGAAACGAGTCCACATAAATGAG GCAGCCGACAAACTGGAGAAACATATCCAAGAGATGGACGACGGCAGTTACATCGAGTTCGATGTGCCGGAGTTCAGTAACACGGTTCTGGACCAGCTCAATCAGCTGCGGCTGCAGGGGAAGCTGTGTGACATCATCGTTCACATCCAGGGCCAGCCGTTTCGAGCCCACAAGGCCGTGCTGGCAGCGAGTTCACCCTATTTCCGGGATCACTCGGCACTCAGCACCATGAGTGGCCTTTCCATCTCGGTCATCAAAAGCCCTGAGGTGTTTGAGCAGCTTCTTGCATTCTGCTATACGGGTCACATGTCCTTGCAGCTCAAGGACATTATCAGTTTCCTCACTGCGGCCAGCTTTTTGCAGATGCAAGCCATCATTGACAAGTGTACCCAAATCTTGGAGAGCATCCACTCCAAGATTAGCATCCCAGTCAGTGTCTGCAGCCCAGAGAAAGATGACTCCCAGACCAGCGGCAACGGAGTTAACGACAGCAACCTCTTTGTAAACCCTACCCAGATCTCCCCCCCTTACTACTCCCGGCAGAGTCAGGCAGGACATGAGGTGCGCTTTGAGCTGCCAGGAAAAACCCACGGCCGAGGCCGACAGCAACAAGAGGAAGGCCAGTCGGACCGAGGCAGCAGTGATAGTGTGTCAGAGCATGATGCTCCCATGGAAGGAGAAATGGAGCAAGTGGAACTGATCGGCAAAGATGGGCAGGTAACCGACGTGCACGTGAAGATTGAGAAGACCGAGAGGCCCACTTACTCAGATAGTTCCTCAGCCGGTGATGATGGGTACCACACAGAGTTGGTAGACGGAGAGCAGGTACTGGCTGTAAGTGTGGGATCTTATGGTCCAGTCATCCAGTCTGCTGCCTATTCCTACTCAGGGCTGTCCACCCCCTGCTTCGTCAATCTCAGCAACTCCAGTCCCTCCCGCTCCATTCTCAGTGGCTACAGAGGTGGGCGAGCCCGAGCGAAGCGTCCCCTGGGCATCCCAGCAGGAATGCTGAGTCATATCAAACCAGGCTCGGATGACAGCGAATCAGTCGTGGGACCCACAGGCCTGGAGAATGATGTTCGAGAGCGCAGCCTGCGGAGCCAGTGGTACCCCTACAACGAGAGACTTATCTGCATCTACTGTGGTAAGACCTTCAATCAGAAAGGGAGCCTGGATCGCCACATGCGCCTGCACATGGGAATCACCCCCTTCGTTTGTAAATTCTGCGGCAAGAAGTACACAAGGAAAGACCAGCTGGAGTACCACATCCGTGGCCACACGGACAACAAGCCCTTCCACTGTCAGATCTGTGGCAAATGCTTCCCGTTTCAGGGCACCCTTAACCAGCACCTGAGAAAGAAGCACATGGGAGCGTCAGAGGGCAGTAATCATATAGACTCTCCAGAGACCACAGAGGGAAGCTCAGGTCAGAAGGACCAGGAGGAGACGCCTGAGGGGATCGCCTTTGAGGCACAATATGCAGAGGAGGCACCGGCCAATGAGGAGGAGAGTTCAAAATGCAGTCCAGAGGAGGCTCAAGCCTCAAGATGTGATTTTTAG